In Aspergillus luchuensis IFO 4308 DNA, chromosome 1, nearly complete sequence, the following are encoded in one genomic region:
- a CDS encoding WKF domain-containing protein (BUSCO:EOG092644DY;~COG:S;~EggNog:ENOG410PTB2;~InterPro:IPR019327;~PFAM:PF10180): MSSSPQESPQQQHKEQQHIPAWKKMGLKLKNAKDTVEATEKKKGDVDARETNVEKKQDRKKSKKRRLENDDDDEGEGKEVKEDDAEKKRKKKKKSVSFSEDAKKLDGDADDQEEEQEQAQEEQDKMQVDAEGNGDDDDTGDKADDEGEGKKKKKEKKKKNKKQDGSNDASSTTTPRIHETPILSYLSLYHKHRSAWKFQKNRETHLFKHVLSLEQVPTLYNAALLAYLQGLKSEGAKLRLRQIAEEVIKAEVDAEEDQPSAPAETEESKEGSSSEANESTAATDKASYDKAVGVFRTRLAAGQEDIDCQDVTAQLNAETLKKYENRARAELILFAVNGTLFNYHKPKPAAQKGKKGAQAQPGKKKKKNRTAIVEISSSSESESSSDSDSDSDSDDEKKTKAKPAAAKASSSKDSADSDSDSSSSSSDSDSDSDSSSSSD, encoded by the coding sequence ATGTCGAGCAGCCCCCAAGAATctccacaacaacagcacaaagaacaacaacacatcccggcttggaagaagatgggtcTGAAACTCAAGAACGCCAAGGATACGGTGGAGGCgacggaaaagaaaaagggagatGTGGACGCCAGGGAAACAAatgtggagaagaagcaggatcgcaagaagagcaagaagagacGGCTtgagaatgatgatgatgatgaaggggagggtaaggaggtgaaggaggatgatgcggagaagaagagaaagaagaagaagaagagtgtgTCGTTTTCGGAGGACGCGAAGAAATTGGATGGTGATGCGGACgatcaggaagaggagcaggaacaAGCtcaggaggagcaggataAAATGCAGGTTGATGCTGAGGgtaatggtgatgatgatgataccggGGACAaggccgatgatgaaggcgagggaaagaaaaagaagaaggaaaagaagaagaagaacaagaagcaggACGGTTCGAATGATgcttcatccaccacaacaccGAGAATCCACGAAACACCTATCCTTTCCTACCTGAGTCTGTACCACAAGCATCGGTCGGCGTGGAAGTTCCAGAAGAATCGCGAGACGCATCTCTTCAAGCATGTTTTGTCGCTGGAGCAGGTCCCAACGCTGTACAATGCGGCTTTGCTTGCCTATTTGCAGGGGTTGAAGAGCGAAGGTGCGAAGTTGCGGTTGCGACAGATTGCCGAGGAGGTCATCAAGGCGGAGGTGGATGCCGAGGAGGATCAACCTAGTGCTCCTGCAGAGACGGAGGAGTCGAAGGAGGGCTCTTCTTCTGAGGCCAACGAGAGCACCGCGGCGACGGATAAGGCCAGTTACGACAAGGCTGTTGGTGTCTTCCGGACACGCTTGGCTGCGGGTCAAGAAGATATTGATTGTCAGGATGTTACTGCGCAGCTCAATGCGGAGACACTGAAGAAGTACGAGAATAGGGCACGGGCTGAGCTCATTCTGTTTGCTGTTAACGGCACGCTGTTCAATTATCACAAGCCCAAGCCTGCTGCgcagaaaggaaagaagggggCTCAGGCCCAGCCtggcaagaaaaagaagaagaaccgtACTGCTATCGTTGAGATCTCGAGCAGCAGTGAGAGCGAGAGTTCTAGCGACAGTGATAGCGACAGCGACAGTgacgatgagaagaagaccaaggctaAGCCTGCAGCTGCTAAAGCCTCGTCGTCTAAGGACAGCGCTGACAGTGATagtgacagcagcagcagcagcagtgataGCGACAGCGATTCGGATAGCTCAAGTTCGAGCGACTAA